The sequence AACACTTCCGGAACCCAATTAAATATCTATATGGTTTGTTGACGTAATGCATATATACTCTCTCTGCGTTTGCGTTTGGATTTTACATCATGGAGTATAAAATAAATGTTGATTGGTACATACTTTAATTCTAAAATAGCAGCATCGTGAAAACATGtaatataaagataaaataattgaaaggCTAACAGCCTAACACACACAAAGAAGGATGTAGACCCATAACAAAGGGGAAAAACCAGAAGATGATGTTGTTACAACGGTTTTGAAGTCCACTCAGTTAACGAGTTATATATGTGAAACACATTAAAAAAGAAACCAGTGTAGGTCTGTGACAGAAGAAAACAaagcaaattattatttttatgtttatctaCCTAAAATGATAAAATGATTTGATTTCTATCAGGAACTTTGTTGAGATTTAGACATGATtcttgttttaataaattataaatacttttaaactAAAGAAACTTAACTTTTCTTAtaagaacaagaaaagaaaatttggaaaaaggTGTTTGAATCTCATCACTAATTAGTGGAGGGTTAAAAGCAAAGAAGGTGTGAGATGGATGGTTGAAGATGACCTACTATTGTAGCATTATAGTTGGATGGCTAATTTCGTTATTTCTTTTTGAGTCATTTCAAATTGCTTCTTTAAGTTTACTTCAATGGTCCATATTGCATTTAGaaaaaggtttttaaaaattcttttttttttttgtatagacCTAAGGTGTCTTGGGCGAGACCCAGATTAATCTCTAGAAGGCAGGTTCACTGGGGACATGCAAGCAACAGTTGCTCTACGTATGAATTAGATATCTACACCACCTGGCCAACGCAGATGTATAATATATACAGGGGGGGGACAGATTTTGAACCCACAATACGACCGGCCACAACCCCATGGTTAGGTGCATGATTATTGGAGAAGTTCTTAGGGTGAAGTTTTTAGGGCATCATCCTCAGTGAATGGTATCTAAAGAAGTCTCTTGtcagaaaaataataaactaaGTGAAAATTGTATCAGAGAGGCAAGAATTGGACAGAGACGTCTTTACTACGAGATACCACATATAACGATTTGAAAGATTTTTCTACAGAtgtctttctatttctaaatttttttgttttttaatttaattaaaagataactttatatcatatttataaCATAGATTGTGATTCAGCTTTCACCGAAACGGATGCTTAATGGAATATAAGAAtttgtctcttaacttttaactaaaaaaagctaaaaactggtttttaatatttaagaaccggtttttagcttttttaattaaaagttaagagacagaTTCTTATATTCCACTAAAAATTCTACCTTAAAAACTTctcaataatcatgctcttacatATTCACAAAGGTAAGATACGCACCATTCCATTTCACGAAAAATAAATCACATAGTACAATGCTTTTTCAACCTTTTCAAGAGTTATAGATAATTAATAGCAACATTTCAAGGATTCATCCCGtaccaatatatataaaaattcacatAAGAATAAAAGAACTGAAAAAACTGTCATACAATGTTAAATCATTCCTTGTACAAAATGCATGGTATCTTTCATTACTGCCCACTTTTGAAACAACTAGAGCCAAGCAATTAAGTTACAGGCCCATCGGGAGGTGAAAGTAGGCGTAATAGTTAAATAGGCCCATTTTAAAGTAAAAGTGGGCTTAGTAGATTATTGGGCCGAGtttgtgtatgtatatatacaagaATAGTTTTGCCGCGAGCTTAAAATTTCCGttgacgagagagagagagagacaaaagagcCCACCCTTTGTGTTCCAAATCCTTGTCTCCAGAAAATCACGAaactttggttttgttttgttgtctTAATCGTTTTACTTTCCTTGAAttattggtttaaattttttaaaaaatttcaaatctttACCCTTTAGGACTCACATGGCGACTGAAACCCTAGAAGAGACGACGACGCCGGAAGTCAAATCTCCGGCGAAGGATGAAATTGGTGCTGGTGATGGTCCcaaggagagagaagaagacgagGATGGATCGAAGGGAGGAAAATTGgaagataaagatgaagaagaagggaaTGTGAGTAAGAACTCATCGGTGACTCAGAGTAGTAGTGAGAGGCCAACGAGGGAGAGGAAGAAGGTTGAGCGTTTCTCGTTGCCTTCTCCTACGCGTGCTATACCGAACAAGTCCGTTTCTATTGAAAAGGTTATCactttttgaagaaaaaaaagaaactttacTTTTGTCTTTAGAATTGAGTaggtttcttattattattattattttttgttgtaaCAGGGTCTTGGAACACCACTCAGGGAGATTCCTAATggtatgtattaatgtatgtgtGCTTACTTATAGTTGTGTTTGTTTTGATTGAATTCTTGTGGATTTGTGGAACAGTGAAACAGTCTTTGATGGTTTGACACATCCCTTAGAATCTAGAagatgagattttttttgtttatttttgcaTTGGTAAGATTATAGATAGAGCCATTGTATTAAACACATGACAGTTctgaaaaaaattatgaatgcCTTAGAGAagctttagtttttggtttcccctggatattatattattacttCCAATAATTGGATACTGATgggatattttattttgtagctAACCCAATTAGCCCATTAACTACTgtctttgatttgattttaccTTTGTAGATATCAGTTTGGTTTTCTCTTTAGTAGCTAACTGTACTGTGGATGTTAATTGAGCAGCTCCAAAAGTTAGTTATTTTGACAGTGTTCTTGTTTACATTTATTTACCATTGGAAGCATGTCTGATAATGTTTCAGTGGCTCATCAACTATCCAAGAGAAAAGCTGACGGCAACCTGATCTTACTACACACCATCCTGTATGGGAAGAAAGCAAAGGtgctttttaaaatgtttgatcacatttttttcacatttgatatgtatatttcCCTTGCACGCATTTGTCCACTATGGATGTCTAATTAAAGAGTTTTGTTGCAGGCACAGatgattaagaaaaatattagtcAATTTTCTGGCTTTGTCTGGTCAGAGGAAGAGGTAACACCATTtcagtttctattttattacaGGGATTCATATTTTGCTATGCATCATGTTGACACGTACAAATGTCTTCTAGGAAGAGAAGCAAAGAGCAAAAGTAAAGGAGAAACTTGACAAATgcataaaagaaaaactaatctTCTTCTGTGATGTACTTGACATACCTATTAACAGAAGCCACATTAAAAAAGTAAGTAAGTCATAAGAATATGTCATTCATCTACTTATTATACCTTTTTCTAAGAATCCCTCTTGTCCTGATACTCTCACGAAGAAGTAGCTTTCAAAGTGCTTGAGTTTTTGGAATCTCCCAAAGCAACAAGAGATGTTATACTTGCTGATCAAGAAAAGGTATTGTTTGACTTTGATTCAGTACATTATTTGTCGTCAGTATGGGAGTatattaacttctttttttttcttctgaaattataaattttaggaAGCCAAAGAGCGCAAGAGCACACAGAAAAAGAGGAAATCTGGAGAATCTTCAGATACTCCAGCCAAGGTTTGTAGTGTCTTATCTCTAAATTATAGTATTTGTGTTCTTAATCTATCGGCTGTTGAACATTTTCTTTACTGCACAGAGGAAAAGACAAGCTAAAAAGGGAGACCATCCATCTGACAAAGAAGTAGGCAAGGATGAAGGGGATTCTGATTCTGAAGATAGTAAGGATACTCATGAGGAAGATGCTACAgcaccagaagaagaagatagtgaCCATGAGAAAACTGAAACTGAAGAGGAGAGAGTCGAAGCAGAAGATGAGAAGAAGCCATAAGATAAGAAAACCTCATCTAAAAAGATTAGCTCAGGGACCAAAGACTCTAAAAACTCTGGGGGGAGCTCTTTGGTAACATTTGCTGTTTGTAATAAACATTCAGGCGACCACTTCGGTGTGGATCTCTTGCATAGAAAAAAAGAGGTGAAGGGTGTTATCACGGATGCAATTAGTGAAATGTCAGATGTAGAAGATGAAGAATCTGAGGCTGGAAgtgagaaggagaaggaagaagaggtGAAAGCTGAGGCTGGAAGTGACAAAGAGAAGGCAGAAGATCATGAAAAGCTAGAGGATTAAGGTTTTAGTGATATTCTTCTCTCAAGATCTGATCTGATGTGAAGAAGAATCAAAATTGATCAAACAATGTGTAAGTGATTAATTAAAGAGTGTTGATTCAGTGACAGTGTAATCTTTCTATTACATGTAGTTTTAGTGACATGTAGCTCTTCTGTGTTGTTTAGTTTAAGTTATCTTCGTAAGTTTCTGTTAATTCTGTTTTCTATTAATGGTCAAAGGAAATCATGGGCCTTAATTTGGCCCAAACCTTCCTTCTAGAAAACACAAATTATTATGTGAAGTTTATAATAATCAAGTAATGATATAAGACTATATAACAACTAATGCTATTTGTATATAGAAGAATCCTTTCGTAATCACATAATCtaatttatctatattttgaaaaagacaaagattaaaatttatcaaaaaaattagtggcagttacaagaaaacaaaggtttaggttccaaaacaaaacaaacggAAATTCACCATTGGTTTTTGTCTTTGTTGGCCtacaaatatgttttgagtttgattacaaatttacaaGTAGGTGGTGCTTTCATTTTTGATTACAACGATACCACTTGCGCTCTAatgcaaatatttaattacaatTAAAAAACTTTCACCAAATAATTAATGAATGAAATTAATGTTGTTGGCcgacaaaacatattttaattaataaaaaataaattagcgaatattgttaataaattttaaactaaaattataaatctatactattaaaatagaagtcatgacttttttcatgtgtgatattttaaatgGACCACTCCTAAAAaattgtttacattattttattttttttgtattttcataacaatatcctaacaagatatttaattatgtttttattccatcaaaatattattagatatggataattttgaaattttatttattccatcaatatataattatagttgcatataacatttataatataattaataataataacatttaattattctaGAGTTAATACCTGCATATGATCTAATTAGTAATaatcataattaatatttattattattaagtatactattttaaaatacatttctaTGGATTCAACCATATACtggttttataataaatttcttttaatatatatatatatatatatatatactgtagtGATGAATTTTTCAGGCATGATTTTTCAATTTGGAccattctttaaaattttatcaaattctaCATGaagtaattataatattatagtaTTTATCGTTTTTTGAatacaaatgattttttttaagaaagctCTAagcaaaatcttttaaaaacattttcagaagcaatttaaattttatatacaaaagtaattattttaaattatcataaactataattagaaattaaaattttatttttagttttgatttatgtatgaaaatttaaaattatacagagtattataattatatattcaatgataataacaatttcaactgattaattttcaaaaataaaatttacgaagattttgttagaaagattcatttttatttcaaattaaaagaagATTTTTTTATCCAACTTAATGCATTTCTCAAATATGATATTTACTACCAACTTATTTTGAAGTACAATGTAttatagtttttctttaaaagaaattatttacagtatctcaaaaaatttcttaatCCAATTTAATTTGCTTTcatataacttttaaattttaaataaaaagtatgtAAAGTaatattgttacataataaaattttcaaaataagttTTGTTACAAAAGTACAAAAattatagtaataatatataagcCACATAATCATAGCTATTATagaattacataatatataacaataaattacattaagttattagtaaattttgttatataaactaaaatattttagtataagaaataagaaatccgTACGGTTGTGTGGATCAAGATCTagtaacattttaaaacaaaagttttATTCTACACCAACAATTAAATTGAAAATGAGGGAATGTGAACTTTAGGATCGTAGATTCATTACTTCTTTTTGCACTTTACGTAGAAGATattaactttttcttttataaacacACTCTCACACACACGTGACTCTAATTTTGATTCGTAGAAAGAAATCTCATTTGGTTCAATCGACAAGAAGCTCGAAAAGCCTGGTTATTTATAGTCCTTGCAGATAATAGGCTTGAACATAGAAGGATACAATGAGCTCCGGCTATGGTTCGGTGATCACATCAGGATCAGCACCGACAGAAAGTTGACACGACATCCTCtacttttctagttttctttatCCACCGACACTCTCTATGCAACACGTTCTTGCGATAGTCTGAAGCACATGTGAAGGGCGAACTCAGAGTAGGGAAGGAGGTGAAAGGTGGACCTTGTACAGCTTTTTCGGGAGACCCCGGTGAAGGATGCAGTTCCGGTGGTCTTGAAAACCTGAGCAGAGACCACGAAGGTTTGCTCCAGTTTCGACGGCACCAGATCTAGAGAAACTGATTGAGTAAGTGCGAAGCAAGAAACAAGACGAGAGCTTTGACTTAAAGCGAGAGAAACCATGAGGAAGATGTAGCAGATTTCCCGACGCCGGCGGCCTCTAGCCTTGCCGGCGTCAAGAAGCAGCGGTAGCGGCGTTGTCTCGATTCTTGAACCAGAGAGAAaaactatatatcatatatacgTAGCTTATTCTTCTAGGTGCTTCAACATTTATTTATACAAAGCAGAGAGTAAACTGAATATTAATTAACTGAAACTTCAACATTAATTAACTGAAACAGTCGTTCATGATCTTGTCTCCCCTGTTTCTGAATGATGAGATTTGTATCACTCGAGAGGAAGCTTGTTCATCTTAAGAAACTTGTACTCTCTATAGACATAAGGCTTGAACTTTGGAGCATCATCAACAACTAGCTCCGGCAAAGGTCCGACCACGTGATCAAGGTTCGGTTCCGCGAAAACCGGCCAAGAGAGTCTCGTCCTCACCATATCCATCGTCGCTCTATGCTCTCCACTCTTATACCTCCCATTGCTCATCCTCTACAAAACTcacattatttttgaaaactattgtataaaatgttattaaatttagatagaaacatataaattaaaacttccttaaatatatcttttattaaaaagatattaGACCATTAATTTCATGGACCGTGCACATAGCTAAGCAGGCCTTGTACACATCCCCAACAatcaaaaccaaacaaacatGACTTATCTGAAAATGTTCAAAACTGTATCTCTACCTTGATTTGGTCGGCGATGATGACAACGATCCCTGAGTCATCATACTTGACGTCGACCCACTTGTTGTCCTGGTACGCCTGAAGTCCGTCTACCTCATCAGCGATCAAGAACGTGATTCCATTGAGATCAGTGTGATGAGGAGCTCCGTAGAGCAACTCAAGTTTTGGACACGGCGGATAGAAGATGATTTTCATTAGATACTCCACCTTTTCTCCACCAAGACCTTCCTTCAATGCATCACGATGTAACCCTAGTCCTTCCGATAACCATCCCATGATTTTCTCAGATAGCTTCTTTATCTCCTTTGCATACTCCTCATTCACCTCCctgttacaaaataaataatcacttttttttttcattttatcgAGTGTTTAAGATTAATACACACAGATTAAAAAAGTGTAAACTTTTATTCAATTAATCttaattagataaaaatatcaaccaatagtattcaaccaattcaaatattttcaattaatgtttcttaaaagtatacaacttttcaacattaactactaaaaataccttaaaattttagaaaatctaacattttggaacaaaaaataaatctagaaaatcttactttgaGGAATAGAGGAACAATTACAACATTTTAATACTCGTACCTGTAATCTGGAGAGTTCTTAGGCCAGAATCTGTAGTTGATTCTTGACGGTGGCCAGACCCTGTGAAAGAGATGATCAGCCCATGTTTTTCTACCTTCTCCATCTTTCTTGTAATCCGTTGTGTATCCTTCTAAGTCTGTTGAATCAGCTGGCCTCGCTACGgcttccttctccttctcagGCAGCTCAAAGAACTCAGTCCCAAGTTCTTTCAACCGCCGCATCAGCTCGATGGGAACCCCGTGGTTAACCACCTGGAACATCCCCCATGTCTCGCTGGCTTTTACCACCGCACGTGCCACTAGGTCTTCGTTTGGGTTACTTAGATCGACGATAGGAATATCTACCGGAGATGTTCCTTGGAACTTTGAAGGGACTGATTCggccatgttttttttttcctttctcacGATGGGAATATTGTTTATTTAGATGTTAGTTGGAGGGTGAAGGTGTAGTATgggtttatactttatatagaTAAGAGTACATGTGAATGTAGTAGGTGTATGACAGTATGAGTCATTCGTCAGTCACATACTCACATTACTTCACTCTACCACATTTTTCTATATGATTGGTTATTTGGTTATCAGaatattaaaatgtttccaatgattcaaaacttttatctCTTCCTTTAATAATTGATTGTCAGTGGTGCAAATATCTATGATGGattcttaaaattataaaataaaatatcttaaaacaGGAAAAGCCCACTCAATAATCATACATCTGAAATTTATCATTATaggtattttataaattttgagaatCTCTCATATATATTTGTGGTGAATATGCTTTTAGATTACCTTTGAATTTTGGATTTTCGGTACTTAAGTTGAACCATTTTGTAGGTAAGTCAATGACAAGAGGAGGTACATGTGCCCCACCTCattgaaatatttataagtTTAAAGATTAGTCCAAATTAATATAGgacaattgtcaataataacaccttttgaagtttatgtctcaaaaatagcattagaaggagaaagtcacaaaaatgacattcattaaagggtaaaatatccataataccattggtttaaaattaaataaacaaacaaaaataaataaaaataaataaaataaaatttttttatagtttcagattacatgttttcagattcgaaatttttataaaaaaatttttgaaactgtttttaaaatttttattttttattttagtatttattttttataaaattttaaaccctaattccaaaaccccaccccttaactctaaaccctaaggtttggattaattaacccaaggggtataagtgtatatttacctctttaatgaaacctatttttgtgactttgagcattgagtgctactttgggaacaaaaacttggtttagtgctattctagtctttttctcattaatatatatgaggataattaataacaaaaaaaaaactttttcacCATTGACCAAATTAACAAAAGTAATTAATGTTGTTGGCCGACAAACCATATTTTTGATTAACATGAATATTTAGGAAATCTTCAAAAGCAtcaattttctattatttatatGAACTTTAGAATCATATAATCCATATTTCCTTTTGGTTTTTGTTCCTTTTGCATTTTACGTAGAAAATAGTAACTCTTCTGCTTTCTTTATacagaaattcttgggttcaccccctatggtgaacctttaggttcaccaaccaatagtgtttgagtatttgatatttgatatcttttaaaaaaggaaacaacattaaatttccaaataagattatctttctaaaataaaacaataaaaatacataaaaatagttacaaaaaataaataaataaatatttttaagttttcagcaaaatactaaaccctatatcctaaatcttaaaccctaaaccctaaaccttaaactttggataaactctaaacgtttgaaaatcctaaaccctaaatcatacattaaaaactaaattttaataacactaaaccctaaatcctaatcactaaaccctaaacccttgggtaaaccctgaacccttggataaatcatcataaatcataaactgtaaatcaaaaatatttaaaattaaactctagagattatgatttatccaagggttcagggtttacccaagggtttaggttttacccaagagtttagggtttagtgattagaatttagggtttagtgttattaaaatttagtttttaatgtatgatttagggtttaggattttcaaacgtttagagtttatccaaaatttaaggtttagggtttaagatttagggtatagggtttagtattttgctgaagacttaaaaatatttatttatttattttttgtaactatttttatgtatttttattgttttattttaaaaagataatcttatttggaaatttaatgttgtttccttttttaaaagatatcaaatatcaaatactcaaatactattggttggtgaacctataggttcaccctagggggtgaacccaagaattactCTTCTTTATACACCGTCACTCTATGCAACACATTCTCGCGATAGTAGGttaaatatattgatattattctagaattttagttaatt is a genomic window of Brassica napus cultivar Da-Ae chromosome A2, Da-Ae, whole genome shotgun sequence containing:
- the LOC125587543 gene encoding flavonol synthase 3-like, with amino-acid sequence MAESVPSKFQGTSPVDIPIVDLSNPNEDLVARAVVKASETWGMFQVVNHGVPIELMRRLKELGTEFFELPEKEKEAVARPADSTDLEGYTTDYKKDGEGRKTWADHLFHRVWPPSRINYRFWPKNSPDYREVNEEYAKEIKKLSEKIMGWLSEGLGLHRDALKEGLGGEKVEYLMKIIFYPPCPKLELLYGAPHHTDLNGITFLIADEVDGLQAYQDNKWVDVKYDDSGIVVIIADQIKRMSNGRYKSGEHRATMDMVRTRLSWPVFAEPNLDHVVGPLPELVVDDAPKFKPYVYREYKFLKMNKLPLE